In the genome of Actinomadura graeca, one region contains:
- a CDS encoding WXG100 family type VII secretion target, translated as MGQQSAVDRAAMKQAADDIDASANIIKGLQTQLEGHKQQVRGAWEGNASMAFETVFNRFNEDFGKVLRALEGMHQSLVQTKITYESKEEMSEQAVNKVQALLNGST; from the coding sequence ATGGGGCAGCAGTCTGCCGTCGACAGAGCAGCCATGAAGCAGGCCGCGGATGACATCGACGCGTCCGCGAACATCATCAAGGGTCTGCAGACCCAGCTCGAGGGCCACAAGCAGCAGGTGCGCGGTGCCTGGGAGGGCAACGCCTCGATGGCCTTCGAGACGGTGTTCAACCGTTTCAACGAGGACTTCGGCAAGGTGCTGCGGGCGCTGGAGGGAATGCACCAGAGCCTCGTCCAGACCAAGATCACCTACGAGTCCAAGGAAGAGATGTCGGAGCAGGCCGTGAACAAGGTCCAGGCCCTGCTCAACGGCTCTACCTGA
- the eccB gene encoding type VII secretion protein EccB — protein MQTRKDLLQAHRLMSQRASLALVSGEPDNPELPLRRMNIAAFSGIMVGILCMAAFGIYGVIRPGGATGLEKAGMLIVEKETGARYVWCQNGRLCPVANYVSARLVAGADAKSRRTVSGNSLTEYERGPTIGIAGAPNTLPDAKKLTRAPWAVCVRAVESTSLGRRSMVTLTAGRRVGGTELRPDQAMVVAADGQNWLIWRNTRMRMPPYALTTLGASATQIAGKWLNSVTQGPDFAAPQLPALGRPAQGPLGAGRVGQIFSVSTASGAAASYVLLGDGLAQVTPLQRDLLVADPQIRRAYGNQPVRPIEVDAGRVNAVPQSARPLRDRQLEGKAPGIVPFKETSPLCAVYSDPSGNSDAALTLGGDLPAPPDTVQPAGADQLVFPPGGAALAGRVPSPGKANEVSTYYLVAEGKRFPIKDNETAQKLGYALPGNASKVPAGVLDLIAQGPVLDPDAVTAPAGAGTPAGN, from the coding sequence GTGCAGACTCGCAAGGACCTTCTGCAAGCACACCGCCTGATGAGCCAGCGCGCCTCGCTGGCGCTCGTCTCCGGCGAGCCCGACAATCCCGAGCTGCCGCTGCGCAGGATGAACATCGCCGCGTTCAGCGGCATCATGGTCGGCATCCTCTGCATGGCCGCGTTCGGCATTTACGGCGTCATCCGCCCGGGGGGCGCCACCGGTCTCGAAAAGGCCGGGATGCTGATCGTGGAAAAGGAGACCGGTGCGCGTTACGTATGGTGCCAGAACGGCAGGCTGTGCCCGGTCGCCAACTACGTCTCCGCGCGGCTCGTCGCCGGTGCCGACGCCAAGAGCCGCCGGACGGTGTCCGGCAATTCCCTGACCGAATACGAACGCGGCCCGACGATCGGCATCGCCGGTGCCCCGAACACGCTGCCCGACGCGAAGAAACTGACGCGGGCGCCGTGGGCGGTGTGCGTGCGGGCGGTCGAGAGCACCTCGCTCGGGCGCCGGTCGATGGTGACGCTCACCGCAGGGCGCCGGGTGGGCGGCACCGAGCTGCGCCCGGACCAGGCGATGGTCGTCGCCGCGGACGGGCAGAACTGGCTGATCTGGCGCAACACCCGGATGCGGATGCCGCCGTACGCGCTGACCACGCTCGGCGCGAGCGCCACCCAGATCGCCGGCAAGTGGCTCAACTCCGTCACCCAGGGCCCCGACTTTGCCGCACCCCAGCTCCCGGCCCTCGGCCGGCCCGCCCAGGGGCCGCTCGGCGCCGGGCGCGTCGGCCAGATCTTCAGCGTGAGCACGGCCTCGGGCGCGGCGGCCTCGTACGTCCTGCTCGGCGACGGCCTCGCGCAGGTCACCCCGCTCCAGCGGGACCTGCTGGTCGCCGACCCGCAGATCCGCAGGGCGTACGGGAACCAGCCCGTCCGCCCGATCGAGGTGGACGCGGGACGGGTCAACGCCGTGCCGCAGTCCGCGCGGCCGCTGCGCGACCGGCAGCTGGAGGGCAAGGCGCCGGGCATCGTCCCGTTCAAGGAGACGAGCCCGCTGTGCGCGGTGTACTCGGATCCGAGCGGGAACTCCGACGCCGCCCTCACCCTCGGCGGCGACCTGCCCGCCCCGCCCGACACCGTCCAGCCGGCCGGCGCCGACCAGCTGGTGTTCCCGCCCGGCGGCGCGGCGCTGGCCGGCCGCGTCCCGAGCCCGGGAAAGGCGAATGAGGTCAGCACCTATTACCTGGTGGCCGAGGGAAAACGATTCCCCATCAAGGACAATGAGACGGCTCAGAAGCTCGGCTACGCACTCCCGGGGAACGCCTCAAAGGTGCCCGCCGGAGTCCTCGACCTGATCGCCCAGGGACCGGTGCTGGATCCGGACGCCGTCACGGCCCCGGCGGGCGCGGGCACACCGGCGGGGAACTGA
- a CDS encoding WXG100 family type VII secretion target, with translation MSYTRANFGGLTEGEAQFSKAARALMDELNDLEGKLRTKLNQWEGSAQEAYWVFQKQWDGAAKDMQNVVAQLGLAIRDAHDNYQQAERSNSGIWG, from the coding sequence ATGAGCTACACGAGGGCCAATTTCGGTGGCCTGACCGAGGGTGAGGCGCAGTTCAGCAAGGCCGCCCGCGCGCTGATGGACGAGCTGAACGACCTGGAGGGCAAGCTCCGGACGAAGCTCAACCAGTGGGAGGGCTCCGCGCAGGAGGCCTACTGGGTGTTCCAGAAGCAGTGGGACGGCGCCGCCAAGGACATGCAGAACGTCGTCGCGCAGCTCGGCCTCGCCATCCGCGACGCGCACGACAACTACCAGCAGGCGGAGCGTTCCAACTCGGGGATCTGGGGCTGA